A genomic window from Triticum urartu cultivar G1812 chromosome 7, Tu2.1, whole genome shotgun sequence includes:
- the LOC125525170 gene encoding ABC transporter C family member 10-like encodes MGSFTGSSWVMSLCGSPICSHQDVASCTFKEIFDASTCMNHLAATGIVALLLFALALQLFVKIPKRRASARQLVTLSSPLHSSAVVFSGTLGLVYLGLGLWMLGSGFSQDDSAYLPHWWLVTVCQGLNLILTSFAFSIRPRFLGAAFVQFWPVLLTVYAAFICSSSVVDIVAEKALTVKACLDILSLPGAVLMLIYGIRHSHHEEGHGGSGNGLYKPLNTEADSEVADSDSQVTPFAKAGFFSRMSFWWLNPLMKMGYEKPLEDNDMPLLGATDRAQNQYLMFMEKLNREKQSPSHATPSFFWTIVSCHKRAILVSGFCALLKVLTLSTGPMLLKAFINVSLGKGSFKYEGFVLAAVMFVCKFCESLSQRQWYFRTRRLGLQVRSFLSAAIYKKQQKLSNAAKMKHSSGEIMNYVTVDAYRIGEFPYWFHQTWTTSVQLCIALAILYNAVGAAMLSSLVVIIITVLCNAPLAKLQHKYQSKLMEAQDVRLKAMTESLVHMKVLKLYAWEAHFKKVIEGLREVEYKWLTAFQLRRAYNSFLFWSSPVLVSAATFLTCYLLKIPLDASNVFTFVATLRLVQDPIRQIPDVIGVVIQAKVAFTRILKFLDAPELNGQARKKYYFGIDYPIAMNSCSFSWDENPLKPTLKNINLAVKVGEKVAICGEVGSGKSTLLAAVLGEVPKTEGTIQVCGKMAYISQNAWIQTGTVQDNILFGSPMDRERYHNTLVRCSLVKDLEMLPYGDCTQIGERGVNLSGGQKQRVQLARALYQNADIYLLDDPFSAVDAHTATSLFNEYVMSALSDKTVLLVTHQVDFLPVFDSILLMSDGEVIRSAPYQDLLADCEEFKDLVNAHKDTIGVSNVNNNIPTRRSKEVSVKETDGIHTESVKPSPADQLIKKEERETGDAGVKPYMLYLCQNKGLLYFSFCIISHIIFVAGQISQNSWMAANVQNPHVSTLKLISVYIIIGVCTVFFLLSRSLAVVVLGIQTSRSLFSQLLNSLFRAPMSFFDSTPLGRVLSRVSSDLSIVDLDVPFAFVFSLGASLNAYSNLGVLAVVTWQVLFVSVPMIVLAIRLQRYYLASAKELMRINGTTKSALANHLGESIAGAITIRAFEEEDRFFAKNLDLVDKNASPYFYNFASTEWLIQRLEIMSAAVLSFSAFVMALLPQGTFSPGFVGMALSYGLSLNMSFVFSIQNQCNLANQIISVERVNQYMDIQSEAAEVVEENRPSPDWPQDGNVELRDLKIRYRKDAPLVLHGITCRFEAGNKIGIVGRTGSGKTTLIGALFRLVEPAEGKIIIDSVDISTIGLHDLRSRLGIIPQDPTLFQGTVRYNLDPLGQFSDQQIWEVLDKCQLLEAVQEKEQGLDSHVVEDGSNWSMGQRQLFCLGRALLRRCRILVLDEATASIDNATDAVLQKTIRTEFKYCTVITVAHRIPTVMDCDMVLAMSDGRVVEYDKPTKLMETEGSLFHKLVNEYWSYTSNGNI; translated from the exons ATGGGTTCCTTCACAG GTTCTTCTTGGGTGATGAGCTTGTGTGGGAGCCCAATATGCTCCCACCAAGATGTGGCCTCATGTACGTTCAAGGAGATATTCGACGCCTCCACCTGCATGAATCATCTAGCGGCGACCGGCATCGTCGCGCTGCTCCTGTTCGCGCTCGCGCTCCAGCTGTTTGTGAAAATTCCAAAGAGGAGAGCATCGGCGCGGCAGCTCGTCACGCTCAGCTCACCGCTGCACTCGTCTGCTGTGGTGTTCAGTGGCACCCTGGGTTTGGTTTATCTTGGGCTTGGACTGTGGATGCTGGGGAGTGGCTTCAGTCAGGATGATTCTGCTTATCTTCCACACTGGTGGCTTGTGACAGTATGTCAGGGGTTGAATTTGATCCTCACCAGCTTCGCTTTCAGCATCAGGCCTCGGTTTCTTGGGGCTGCATTTGTTCAATTTTGGCCGGTCTTGCTGACCGTCTATGCGGCATTCATCTGTTCTTCTTCGGTCGTTGATATTGTTGCAGAGAAGGCGCTGACTGTGAAGGCCTGTTTAGATATTTTGTCCCTACCAGGTGCAGTTCTCATGCTTATTTACGGCATTCGGCACAGCCATCATGAAGAGGGTCACGGAGGAAGTGGCAATGGTTTATACAAGCCCCTGAACACGGAGGCAGACAGTGAGGTAGCTGATTCTGACAGTCAGGTAACCCCCTTTGCTAAAGCTGGTTTTTTCAGCCGGATGTCGTTTTGGTGGTTGAATCCTCTGATGAAGATGGGCTATGAGAAGCCACTTGAGGACAATGACATGCCGCTTTTAGGCGCCACAGATCGAGCACAGAACCAGTACTTGATGTTCATGGAGAAGCTGAACCGCGAAAAGCAGTCGCCATCGCACGCCACACCATCATTCTTCTGGACCATTGTTTCTTGTCACAAGCGTGCCATCTTGGTCTCGGGTTTCTGTGCTTTGCTCAAGGTTCTCACCTTATCTACTGGCCCAATGCTTCTCAAGGCATTCATCAATGTATCGCTTGGGAAAGGGTCCTTTAAATATGAAGGCTTTGTGCTTGCTGCGGTAATGTTCGTCTGCAAATTCTGTGAATCGTTGTCACAGAGACAGTGGTATTTTCGCACTCGGAGATTAGGATTGCAGGTGAGGTCATTCCTGTCGGCAGCTATTTATAAGAAACAGCAGAAGCTATCAAATGCAGCAAAAATGAAGCACTCTTCTGGAGAAATCATGAACTATGTGACTGTCGATGCCTACCGGATTGGGGAATTCCCGTACTGGTTCCATCAAACATGGACAACAAGTGTTCAACTTTGCATTGCTCTGGCAATTCTATACAATGCGGTCGGCGCTGCAATGCTTTCATCATTAGTTGTAATCATCATCACAGTGCTTTGCAATGCGCCATTGGCCAAACTGCAACACAAATACCAGAGTAAGCTTATGGAAGCACAAGATGTGAGATTGAAGGCCATGACCGAGTCACTAGTTCATATGAAGGTCTTGAAACTTTATGCATGGGAAGCTCACTTCAAGAAGGTCATTGAGGGGTTGAGAGAGGTTGAGTACAAGTGGTTGACAGCATTCCAGCTTAGGAGGGCATACAACAGTTTCCTGTTCTGGTCATCACCTGTTCTGGTTTCGGCAGCGACCTTTCTAACATGCTATCTTCTGAAAATTCCTCTTGATGCTAGCAATGTCTTCACCTTCGTGGCAACTCTACGTCTCGTGCAAGACCCAATCAGGCAAATACCAGATGTTATTGGCGTCGTGATCCAAGCTAAGGTCGCGTTCACTCGGATATTGAAGTTCCTTGATGCTCCTGAGCTAAACGGGCAAGCTAGAAAGAAATACTATTTTGGCATTGATTACCCTATAGCGATGAATTCGTGCAGTTTCTCATGGGACGAGAATCCATtaaaaccaactctgaagaataTAAATCTGGCAGTCAAAGTTGGAGAAAAAGTTGCCATTTGTGGAGAGGTAGGATCAGGAAAGTCCACGCTTTTGGCTGCTGTACTCGGAGAGGTCCCCAAGACTGAAGGCACG ATCCAAGTCTGTGGGAAAATGGCATATATTTCTCAGAATGCATGGATCCAAACAGGAACCGTGCAAGACAATATTCTCTTTGGATCGCCGATGGACAGGGAAAGGTATCACAACACACTCGTGAGGTGCTCGTTGGTCAAGGACCTAGAAATGTTGCCATATGGAGATTGTACTCAAATTGGGGAGAGAGGAGTAAACCTTAGTGGTGGTCAGAAGCAGCGCGTCCAGCTTGCTCGTGCACTATACCAAAATGCAGATATCTATCTTCTTGATGATCCTTTCAGTGCTGTTGATGCTCATACAGCCACAAGTCTCTTCAAT GAATATGTCATGAGCGCGCTATCGGACAAGACTGTTCTCTTGGTGACGCACCAAGTGGATTTTCTACCCGTATTTGACTCCATTTTG TTAATGTCAGATGGAGAGGTTATTCGGTCTGCACCTTATCAAGATTTATTGGCAGATTGTGAAGAATTTAAAGACCTTGTAAATGCCCATAAAGACACTATTGGTGTTTCCAATGTTAATAACAATATACCCACTCGAAGATCTAAGGAAGTATCAGTAAAGGAGACAGATGGTATTCATACAGAATCTGTGAAGCCATCACCGGCAGATCAGCTGATCAAGAAAGAGGAAAGAGAAACAGGGGATGCAGGTGTTAAGCCTTATATGCTTTACCTGTGCCAGAACAAAGGCCTCCTGTATTTCTCTTTTTGTATTATTTCTCACATAATTTTCGTAGCTGGGCAAATATCACAGAATTCATGGATGGCTGCTAATGTCCAAAATCCTCATGTTAGTACGCTGAAGTTAATTTCTGTGTACATTATTATCGGAGTTTGCACAGTGTTCTTCTTGTTATCAAGATCTTTGGCAGTCGTTGTTCTTGGGATCCAGACATCACGATCCTTATTTTCCCAGCTACTCAATTCATTATTCCGTGCACCGATGTCCTTTTTTGATTCTACTCCTCTTGGAAGGGTTCTTAGCCGG GTCTCTTCAGATTTGAGTATCGTTGACCTTGATGTTCCATTCGCCTTCGTATTTAGCCTTGGTGCCAGCTTAAACGCATATAGCAATCTAGGGGTACTGGCTGTTGTTACATGGCAAGTTCTGTTTGTATCTGTGCCAATGATAGTTTTGGCAATTAGGCTGCAG AGGTACTACCTAGCCTCGGCCAAGGAATTGATGCGGATCAATGGTACCACCAAGTCTGCTCTAGCGAATCACTTAGGTGAATCGATTGCAGGGGCTATAACCATAAGGGCCTTTGAGGAAGAAGATCGTTTCTTTGCTAAAAATTTGGACCTTGTTGACAAGAATGCCAGCCCATATTTCTATAATTTTGCATCAACTGAATGGTTGATTCAACGTCTGGAGATAATGAGCGCCGCAGTTCTTTCTTTTTCTGCCTTTGTCATGGCCCTTCTTCCTCAAGGAACTTTTAGTCCTG GTTTTGTGGGAATGGCATTGTCCTATGGTCTTTCCCTAAATATGTCATTTGTTTTCTCTATTCAAAACCAATGCAACCTGGCAAATCAAATAATCTCAGTGGAACGGGTGAACCAGTACATGGACATACAAAGTGAAGCAGCAGAAGTCGTTGAGGAAAATCGACCATCACCAGATTGGCCCCAGGATGGTAATGTGGAGCTTAGAGATTTGAAG ATAAGGTATAGGAAAGATGCTCCCCTTGTACTACATGGAATCACTTGCAGGTTTGAAGCTGGAAATAAGATTGGTATAGTTGGTCGAACGGGAAGTGGCAAGACAACATTAATTGGTGCATTGTTTCGTCTTGTTGAACCCGCCGAAGGGAAAATAATTATAGACTCTGTGGACATCAGTACAATAGGCTTACATGACCTGCGTTCGCGTTTGGGCATCATTCCGCAAGATCCAACACTTTTTCAGGGTACAGTAAGATACAATCTAGATCCTCTTGGGCAATTCTCAGATCAACAAATATGGGAG GTTCTTGACAAATGTCAACTTCTTGAAGCTGTCCAGGAGAAGGAACAAGGATTGGATTCACATG TTGTGGAAGACGGGTCAAACTGGAGTATGGGTCAAAGGCAGCTCTTTTGTCTGGGACGTGCACTTTTGAGAAGATGCCGCATCTTAGTTCTGGATGAAGCGACAGCCTCTATTGACAATGCAACAGATGCTGTCCTTCAGAAAACGATCCGGACAGAATTCAAATATTGCACCGTTATTACAGTTGCACACCGTATACCGACAGTTATGGACTGCGATATGGTACTTGCAATGAGCGACG GGAGAGTAGTGGAGTATGACAAACCTACAAAGCTCATGGAAACTGAAGGATCTCTCTTCCACAAACTGGTCAATGAGTACTGGTCATACACATCGAACGGAAATATTTAG